The following DNA comes from Fusarium fujikuroi IMI 58289 draft genome, chromosome FFUJ_chr03.
TCTGAGTGTCTTAATTCTCCCCACGGATTCCGCGGCCTCTGAGTGGAGTTCCTTCAACGATCCCAGGGCAGTAAAAAACGTTGTTGATGCGGCGGAGATGGAATTGATTAGATGAACCTCGATAGTGTCCATGTACCAAGACAACTTCTCTTGCAAAATTGCATTGGTTGCAAGAGCCTTCCTTGGCGCGGCAGCGCTTCCGTTGAGTGAGCTTTGCCCATCATTGGCGTTGGCGGGTCGGATAACCTCGGATCGTTCGCTCACAATGTCAAAAGTTCGGGGGTTCTCGAGATGGAATTCATCGTCAAAATACACAGTCGGGATCGTGGATAGAGGAGGGGGTCCATGCGTGGACCTTCGAATGAAGCCAGCACTTGGTCTTCTCACAGGGCTGTGACCATCATTCGAGTTCATCGAAGAAAGTGATGCAGTCGAGCCTTTCCGAGTTGGACGAGGTTTAGGCCCCGGCCGTAAGTATCCATCACCACTCGATTCGGTCGTGGTATCTTGCCGGCCAGTGCGCTGCTCTTTGTTGACATCCTCGTCGCTATCTTTCAAGCGCTGAAGCTGTTCGTATAGGCTTCCGATCTGTGACAAATAGGGTTTGAATTCCTCAGTGTCGACCTTTGTGATGTTTGTCAACGTTACTGGGGGGATATCCCGAGCCGTCGGGGGTTTATGCGCGGTTGAGGCCGGTGCTGAGGTGTGAGGCTGAAGACCAGTTCGTACAATTGGGGGTTGAAGAAGGGTTGAGATAGCTTCAAGAGGTTAGCTTTACGATGAAAGATCCGTGAAGTAAAACCAACCATTCTGACTTGACTCGTATACTGAAGCTGCCAAATTACTGGGAGCACTGTCAAGAATACCTCCTACTGAATGTATGGAGCTCGCTGTAGAGCCACGTCGTGATGACGGGTGGGGATGCATTTGAGCATGTCTGTGGCTGTTGCTGCGACCAAGTTAGTCCCGTTTGttgtatataataaaggcacATAAGACTACCTATGAAAGGGAAGCTCCCCGCGACCTATGGGCGACAATGCCGCAAGGTTGTCCGCAGACTTGGTAGCGTTGGGAGAGCTGGGAGAGAACATGATCAATGGAGATCCGGATAAGCAAGGACAGCTTCAGAGGTGAACGTGGGATGTAGATTAGTAGGGTATCATCGCTCAAAGGATTGCAAACAAAATGTGCACCGTCAAATGTATATGATAGCTAAGATGTGAAAGGACAATTAAGTGAAGAGAAATAAAGAGAGGATCGGAATCAAGAAtgcgccatcatcaccaaaaaGGGTCTTGAATATTACCTTCAGTACCTCGCCGTCTAGACACCTTGTAAGTTACGCAACCTGCCCCCCCTAAACCGATTATTGCCTTGGCGTTGGCACGTGATGATAAGCGCTGAGCTTCTGATAACTGTCCCTTTACGTAGAGCTGCAACCACTATACACACGCGTCGCGTCTCGAGGGACTTCGCGTTTTCGCGTAAATTGACCTAAGGTTACCCTTCCAACTTGCGGAGCAAAGCCCCTCCATCGATCCACAAACAAGATCTCCAAACTCCCTGGTCAACTTTTGGGCTTGTAACGAAAGGAAAGGAGTGATTCACCAGATTATTCAAAATCACGCAGATACACAATGGACCGCGGGTCAATCTACTCGGCTCACGTATATGAGCCGAGCTACGCTGAAAATGGCGACACTCGAATGCAGCTCCAGACACAGCTTGAAACATTCATCCTTGATTTTCGACTGGATAACAACTTCGTCTACAGGTTTGCCCCCAAATATCTATCTTTTCGACAGTTCTTCATAGTAACGGTGCTGTAGAGATCAACTCCGAGAGAATGCCCTTCTCAAGAGATACTTCTGtgatgtcaacatcaacgacttGATCAGCTTTAACGAAGAGCTCGCGCACCGATTGACATCTGAGCCAGCAGAGATTATCCCTCTGGTAGGGACCACGCAGCGCGCAACATATAAATCTCTAACAAGTCAATAGTTTGAGAATGCATTAAAAAAATGCACACACCGTATCGTCTTCCCCCATGAGCCCAAGGCCGAGATCCCTGATCACCAACTTCTCCTTCACTCGAATGCCGACGACGTTTCGATCCGTAACCTCGATTCCGTGACCATTGCGCGACTGGTGCGAGTCCCGGGTATTGTCATCGGCGCCTCTGTTATGTCATCCAAGGCGACAGGACTCCATATTCAATGTCGCAACTGCGGACACACACAAAATATCCCTGTCCTAGGTGGCTTCACAGGTGTCACTCTGCCTCGACAATGTGCTCGTAGCCGAGTTCCCAACGACCCAACTCCAAAATGTCCTTTGGATCCCTACTTTGTTGTTCACGAAAAGTCTGGCTTTGTTGATCAACAGATCATCAAGCTCCAAGAGGCACCCGACCAAGTCCCTGTCGGGGAACTTCCTCGACACGTTCTCATCTCAGCTGACAGATACCTCACAAATAGGGTGGTTCCCGGATCGAGATGTACTGTTATGGGCATCTTCTCGATCTACCAAAACAAGGCTTCTAAGAACTCTTCTAATGGTGGTGCTGTAGCCATCCGTACCCCCTATCTTAGAGCGGTTGGGATCCAGACAGATATCGATCAAGCAGCCAAGGGAAATGCGACTTTctcagaggaagaggagcaagaaTTTCTGGAGCTCAGCAGACGGCCCGATATATACAACGTGATGGCCGACTGCATTGCGCCCTCTATTTACGGTAACCGCAATATCAAGAAGGCAATTCTTTGTTTGCTGTTAGGTGGCTCAAAGAAAATTCTTCCTGATGGAATGAAATTAAGAGGCGACATTAACGTattgcttcttggcgacCCCGGTACAGCCAAGTCACAGCTTCTGAAATTTGTCGAGAAGGCGGCTCCTATCTCTATATACACCTCGGGAAAGGGCTCCTCCGCTGCAGGCCTGACAGCATCTGTTCAACGTGATCAATCTACTCGGGAATTCTATCTCGAGGGTGGTGCTATGGTTTTGGCTGACGGAGGAGTTGTGTGTATTGACGAATTTGACAAGATGAGAGACGAAGATCGAGTTGCGATTCATGAGGCTATGGAACAGCAGACTATTTCCATCGCAAAGGCGGGTATCACCACTATTCTGAATGCGCGAACATCGGTCTTGGCTGCTGCTAATCCTATCTTTGGTCGGTATGATGATATGAAGACTCCTGGAGAAAACATCGACTTTCAGACTACTATTCTGTCACGTTTTGATATGATTTTcattgtcaaggatgaccATAGCCgcgagaaggatgagacTATGGCCAAGCACGTTCTCAGTATCCAGATGAATGGTAGAGGCGCCGACGACATGACTGAAACTGAAATTCCCATTGACAAGATGCGACGATACATCACCTACTGCAAGACGTGAGTTGCAATTCCAACTTTGACAATCTTATTTTGTTTATACTAATACCTGGCAGACGTTGCGCACCCAGATTGAGTTCCGAGGCTGCTGAAAAGCTTTCTTCTCACTTCGTCTCCATCCGACGCCAGGTTCATGctgctgagatggaagcaAACACACGTTCCTCTATTCCCATCACAGTCCGTCAACTCGAGGCTATCGTCCGTATCACCGAGTCTCTTGCTAAGCTTACCCTTTCACCCATCGCCACCGAAGTACATGTCGACGAGGCCATTCGACTGTTCCTGTGCTCTACAATGGATGCCGTCAACCAGGGCAGCAATCAGGGGAGTCGCGAGTTGAATGATGAAGTCAACCGCCTTGAGACGGAGCTCAAACGTCGCCTACCTATCGGCTGGAGTACTAGCCTATCTACACTAAGGAGAGAAATGGTCGAAGGCAAAGGATACAGCGAACAAGCGCTGAACCGAGCGTTGATGGTTCTTCAACGGAGAGACACGATCATGTTCAGAAACCAAGGTGCCCAGGTGTATAGAAATGGAGCTTAATGTGGTGATGGATTCCGGTAATGTAAAGGGCTTGTTTGTCAATTTCGACAGATGTCTCGGTGGTAGACTTTGTTAATGAGTAATGAGGCGGGATCATTATGACTGTTGCATATGAGCAAATTACAAACACAATCCAGTTTAAGCATGTTCCTCGTCAACGCTTTGATTATCCCAACCATGATATGACACATGCCTCGCCGTAAAATGTCGTGATCCTCCCAGAAACCCCTTTTATAAGCATTGGTCATATCTGCATCTGCCCTTGAGAAGAGAATGctaaaaataaacttagtaaagagcCATCTGAGCTTAGGCTAGAGTTACCTAAAGATTTTCATTACTTAGGATAGAGGTCCtaggttttcttgccttcCCTAATCTGCCTCACCACCGGCACCATCGACGTTGATAGTATTGTACCTATATATGTATGTCAGCATGCAGCTCTCAAGTCTGCAGCAAGCTTCTTACAGCCATATCAACTTGAATGTGTGATTTCGATAAGTGCTTTGTCGACTTGAACGTGTGATTTCGATAGATGCTTTATCGGCTTGAACGTGTGATTTGGATGGGTGCTTTGTCAACAGGAATAATGACTGGCTTGTGGCGGCCAAGGGTTCATAGCGACGTCGCTTTTTCGATGGGATGCCGATGGATGCTTTTAACGACTGAATGATAGCTGGCTTGTGGCAGCCAAGCGTTCATAGCGATGTCGCTTTTTCGATGGGATGCCGATAGATGCTTTTGACGACTAAATGATAGCTGGCTTATGGCGGCCAAGCGTTCATAGCGACATCGCTTTTTCGATGGGATGCCGATAGATGCTTTTAACGACTGAATGATAGCTGGCTTGTGGCGGCCAAGCGTTCATAGCGACGTCGCTTTTTGATCCTTCGATGGGATGCTGATGGATGTTTTGATTCAGAAGAAAGGAAGTTGAGGAGCGGGGTATCTCCTCGAGCTCCCGAACGCTTGTGGATCTCAATGACGTCACAGCCAACCAGCATATTTGCTTGTATCAGCTAAGCGATTTGCAAAGAGGTCCTGTTTGGATTTTAGCGTGGATCCATCAGCCTTCGGGGGCTCAAGGAGGTATATGCAATGCAATTATTCCAGACATCCCGAAAATAAAGGCCCTCATCTGTTTTATATTTGGGTCAGCGGGAGGAAGGCATAGAGGCTGGTGCTGGGCTTGATTCGATGTCGTGGCCACGCTAGTTACGCAATGCATAATGTCGACGGTGTCTTTTTTCAGAACAGGAAATAAAGGACGAGGTAATTGGCCACGAGCAGTGATGTTTCTCTGTATGTTATGCACTAACTGTCCACTGACCTGCAGCCGGCGAAATGTCACACAGCGGATGGTGCTGGGCTCGGTTCCATCACCACAACCATACCAGCTATGCGATAAGCCATCTTGATAGCGCTGATTTCCAGTAGCGAAATTCACATGGCTATCAACAACTGTTGTGACATGAAAGCTATTGACAGTCTCACATCACTCCCACGTGCAATCCTTGGTTGTGGGAACCATATCTCGTCGAAGCTTGTGGTGATTATCTCCTCCGACGTCAACCTGGAACAATTTAGAGTAGCGGAGGATCATTCCCTCGTGGGATACTCTTGTCATGGCTAATATGGATGGTTATAGGAGGATGTACCAGTAGGTTTGGCCTACTTGTATTCTCGCGACAGCCTACACGAGTGTCAGAAGTATCCCCATCAACGAGTATAGAGTAAAGACTGACGATACTACTCTGTATCATAGTCTGTAATTGCGTAGTTCCACCCCGTGAAACGAAACAATAGTTGCCGGGAAGGGCTTTAcattaaataattacttaatgGTCCAAGCCCTTCTACCTTTCCCGGTCGGTTAGAGAAAACCCCCTGCATGTTTATTATTGCACCGTGACAAGCAACCTAATTGTCTCTGGTTGGCCAGAGAAAATCCACTGCGCGATTTACATACCTAGCCAAATAAAGACAGTCCTGCAGCCACCATTACTCAAGGATACAACCTAACTCTAGCACTCACACCTGGAATGCATGTAATGAATAATCTCGCTTTGTTTCGAGAATCACACACGAGGGCCAACTATCTACGTTCAGAGCAGGAATATGTGAAAAGCAAAACAAATACTAGGAGGTTATATTCTATTACAAGACTGCACCTTGTAACAAATAACATGTCCCCGATGGCGCAGTTGGTAGCGCGCTCGACAAAGCACCTATCGAAATCACACGTTCAAGTCGATAAGTGCCACGCTCGAGAGGTCCCAAGTTCGACCCTTGGTCGGGGGATCTTTTTTGGTATTTTTTAATGTTCCTTAATTTTCATATCTAAATTGTTTATCTTAGCAGCTAATACAAATCCTGCAGTTCCTACAAGCGCTTAGTCCTCCACAGAGACTAGAGCTCGCCTTCACGCTGTTGTGGAACGTAGCCAAGCTCGATGGTAAGCCACAGTGAGGGAATGGTGCTAATGTGAAACTGTTCCAATGCCATGGAACTGGATGTGTACGCATGCATGCAAGCAAAGACGGCGCTTCAATAACATATGGTGCCATCTTGGCATGTACTTCAGTTAAAACATGGTGTTTACTGTTGAAGGCCGGAATGCTGAGGTGCATGACGTGCAGCCCTGCCAATAGTAGCTGGGTATAACGAGAACGGACGGTTATTTCCCAACAGAcaggagaagaacaaggaaacCAATCCCTGATACTCTATCATTGGATCGTTTTGCTGGTGTTATGCCATTGTTCAATAAGCTCATAGCAGGATTTCTTGGTGCTTATGATCTGCTATACCAACAAGGTGCATTCCCCTTCAAAACGTAAGAGCCAATCGTAGGGTAGCTCTGACAGAGACGCTGCATGGTGGTCTATTAGGCCTACAACGATTTGTAAATCATTCAATCTGGTTGTTTGGCTGTGGTGTGTCAGACTTGGTTTGAAGGTCCGAGCCCGTCCtctgggagcaagaaaacatcaggcCTTGATATATAGTGCCAAAATAAATACggcaaaggtatcctaaactcagGCTAAATTTATACTAAGCTTatactaagttacctaagccTCTTTGTCACCTagtatcaaggtcctgagttttcttccCCCCCTAACGAGCCCGTCTAGCCCGTGTCCGTACAAAGGAGTCTGCTAGCCTGTAGTCAGGCTGGAGCTCTAGCCATGGCGTCTTGGTTCGCGTATCTCAACGAATAACATTGTGCATGATGTTGTGACCGAAATGTAGCCAGCAGAATCGAAAGTTCAAACTTCAAAGCTGAATGGCGTGGAAATGACGAATTACCAGACGCGTCCTAGCTTGCCTGTTTGCCCACGCTCCAGGTCTGTGGAGCACCATATCCATGGATCGAGCAGACGATACCTATCACTGTACATCACGGATAACTATTGTGTTTCTAACATCATGGAGGAGACAGAGGTGTGTCGCCGGTTTGCAATTTTGGGTTTATAGTCTTTGATGgccagtgatgatgagggttgTACTTTGAAGGGAGAAAGAGACTCTTTAGGACCACGTCTAACTTGAGGAGTGGAGGCGATTATGTCGGCATCTTGGATCGGTGAGTGCTGATAGAATGCTCCAATGTAGATACTTGGGTACTGTCAGACGACATGCATGCCTCGTTGCGGGGAGGGGTGAGGGCCTACCTAGTTCCGGATATGCATGTGCAGTCAGCAGGCTTATTAGTTCGATGTAACATTGTCGTCCCTGCAGAGAAACTTATCCACAATGTTGAAATAGCTTAGGATTTATACTCAAGACGCCCAGATTGTTATACAGCATATCGACGCACATATCTGCGCTCAAATACAGCGTCGAACTCAGCTTTTGTACATACCAGAGATGAACCACTGGAACGAATCAGCAACCTCCGGGGGAGCTCCCAGAGAAGAGGCCAATGAAAGTTATTCCCGTTAGAGAAACGGCACGGAACGCAGTACGAGGGAAGCCAACCTGGTTTTTGTTACCTGATCTCAACAAAGCCTGACGAGGCGCGGTGGCGCTGAAACCCAGTTCAAGGCCATGCACTCAAAGATCAAAAAGCAATCTGATCTGGCCAGCACATCGACTCGTTCCCTTCTTTGAATGTTGAACAGGATACGAATGGTCAGCATTCGACATAGACATCGCCGGAAGAGTCGAGAGCCTGCGTCATAACTTTGATAGCAGAAGGAAAGAGGGTCGGAAGGACGAAGCTCAACGGCACGGGTACTAAAACTCAAGATAGATGTAATCAACGACTCCAGCTGGAGTCTCTGACTGCTGGTGTGGATGAGTGACAGTTGACAGGTTGCTGGTTAATGAAAGAGATGCTGGGTTAGTAGTTACCTTAATTAGACATTCAGGAGTCTAATAAAAAGAGTTGAGATTCCTCGATGAGATGTAATTCGCCGATCTCCCTTGTGACTTTCTCTTTCGGCTTCTTCGATCTGAGTAAGGCGTTAGGTGGGCGGACAGCTTACCcgagcttgggcttgggaagACCTGAatcgatcttgtcaacatcTTATCCCCATGGGTGCCTTTAGCCAGCCAGATTCAGCCCTGGAATATCCTTTAAGCTACCCGAGGTTAGCAAGCCAAACTAAGGGATGCGATTCACGATATTTCCATCCGCTGATCTCCATCCCCTTGTGTGTTTCTGATGCCTTACAGGGAATACAATGCTTCGATGATCGGCCCGCCAAGGTCCACATATACCCATCTCTAGCCATCATGAGCTGGCGTGCGATGCCCACTTGAGAGCCAAGATCCCAGACTGGCACTTTGCTGCATTCGTTAATTAGCGCGCACTCGAGATCAAGTACGAAGCTTGAGCGAGAGTTTATAAATATGATGGTTTCAATGACGGCCTATGATAGAGAATGTTTGCGTGACCCATAACTGCGACAACGCAGTGGACAGGAGAGCCCAGACTAGGCACAATGGATCTATACACCAAGTCATGTCATGCCCTCGATACTGATCTGCTTCCCCGGCTGCCCAGCCGAGTTTTGGTGGTTTGCATAAGCCCCGTTTCTTTTAGgcctctttttatacttgCACATAGATGCGCAACTGTTGCCGGCGGCACTTCCATTGACTGAGGCAAGATGGGGCTTCAGGCCTCTATCTGCGGCCGCATGGCAGGTCAATTCCCCTTGCAAGCATCCATCCGCTCAACTCACTCACCTAAATGCcgacctacctacctagttgCTTTTACTGCATTTAGCAACGCAATTTTTTCTTATTACATGCATACTTTACCTGACCACGGATGCTCCATTTGCATCTCGTGCCTGGTATTGGCTGTGATCCGAGGTGAGGTCAGGTAGCGGGAGGCGAGTGCTAATGGGTGCTTTTTGGGTTTTATGCCCAAGACTTTTCCATGTCTGTTGGTAGGCCAGGCAATGgcaaatatttattaataatccCACCTCCCCCTGTCATACTCAATAATCTCTAGCTTTTCTTGCCATCACCTTAAGAACTTGTGCTTGCGAGAGCTCATTTTGTACTATATCTTCAACTGTCACTGGTCCTGGTCCTGGTCAGCCATTTCGTTTTCTGACATCCGCATTCGGAAATCATCAAAATCGACGATTTGGGCCTGATCTTAGGCACGCTGCTGGGTGGCTTTCGTTTCAGTTTTCTCTCTCGATTTACTGCCTCTCAAAGCTCAACGATATCTCTTCTGCCATTGGTCCTCCGCTAACAATACACGGGCGGGAATCTTGGTGGCTTCCTGGTTCTCCAGTCCTTGGGAGTTTCCTTCGTTTTGACTTTTGCCTCAGCCGTCTGAAACCTTCAGACTCGAACCATTTTATTCCGCTCTCGACTGAGGCTGGAACGGCTTTATGCTTAGGGTCATCGTCCCTCCAGCTACTTGACCTCTGGGTCCTCATTTTCTATTCTATACCTAGGCATGGTGTTTGCATTGTGACGCTAAACAGCTCTATCCTCGCATTCTGACCAATATTCATTCGCCTGCACGTTCGTGTTGCTATCCCTTTCTCTCACGCAAAGTCTTTGCATTCTCTACAGCCGTCATATTCCCGCTAGAACCACGCTTATCAGAGACCAAATCCGGCTTCCTGGTGCGTCTGGTTGCAAGCTCGCCCACATCCCTCAGGTTTTCCATCAATACACAGCAGAAACACGGCTGACCACACGGCCTCATTCTACGGTCCTTTTCCTCCAAGTCTTTTGCTGCGTATGAGCCTGTGTTTCCTTTGCTACCTGTCTCCAACCCGGACATTGTTGTGGGCTTGTTTGAGATTCTCCCGCTCCCCCCGGCCGTTAGCCAACCTGCTAGTCTCACCCAAAGGAAGGCTTTAATCGATCTGCGTCAATAGCGTCTTCTCAGACCGCTAGGAGCCCATTGAGGCTACACGCCTTTGACTACACCAGCCTTCATCCACTCCCCATCGTCTATCTGAGCAGTGGAACCGCCCGCATTCCATCTTACAGCCTACTCCCTGGAAGTAGTGGGCTACTGGGCCCTTCCCGCTCTTTTCTTCCCTCTGGCCTGGCTGATTCTATTCTCTTATTGGACGCTACCGAAAGGGTTCTGCACTTGAGCACCTGGGGCATAAGTTAGCTGTTGATGCAACCGATCTAAGCCGCCACTGATCTTCCACTAATAAGCTCGACACTGGCGTCTCTCTTTCCCATCCATCTTTGTTGATGGTAGTCCTTCCTGACTGAACCAGAAATATTCCACAACATTCATGTCTCTAACAGCTGTTGAGACCGCCGCGCGAACATCACAGCGGCTGAACGCGATGCCACAGACCATGCCGGAGGCCATGCCACATCCACACGCGACGACAATAATGAATTGGGCACCGGACACacatcatcctccttggGGTCCAGTTCACTCTTACTATGATCAACGCCTGTATTCCCCGGCGGGTCAACTCACCGTAGGGCCCGATCATCGTCGTCcttcgcagcagcagcatcatcaacacccacGAACTGGCCATGTTTACCAATCGAATGAGCTGCCAGGCTCTGTGCCTCAGAACCAACCCTATCCTCCACATCCCCATCCACCATCTGGGCTATATGCTACTGATCATACAGCTGGACAGCAAGCCCGTCCAACCCAAGCTCCATCCACTACTCTTCTACGGAATAGCGAAATGCTGGACCACGCGCAGAGCCACCCTCCAGTATATGCACCGAGGCTGCCCTCGGTGTTAGAGCATCAACCGCCCGCCTTCATGCATGGTCAACATAGACCATCAATCGATATGCATGCGGTGGCCCCCTTCACAGAGTATCACTTCAATCCGCCAGTTACAACCAATGGTAGACCACCTGATTCGAATAGTCCTATGGTGTCTCCAACTGAACCGAGGCCTGATCCTATGAGGATAGTCGACATTCTTACCACTGGTGAGAGAAGTGGCGGTAGGACGAGCGTGGACAATCGCTCAGGAGGCGATGGCTGCTTCAAGCTCCAGATACGACAGCAACCAATTGCGGCTCGATCATGTGGATTTGGGGAGAGAGACCGGAGAGTAATCGATCCGCCGCCAATCGTTcagcttctcatcaacgacgcCAGTCTcacgaaagaagagacagcAAAACATCTGCGCTATCCCCACTACGTAATGAGCTGCTCTATTTTCGATGAATCTGGGTCTTCTGATGCCTCTTTCATGCCTGAAGAGTATCGGCAACAGCGCCGACTCATGGGCTTACTAGTCAGTGCCCCGTTTGTTGGCAAGGATGAACATGGCGAGGAgggctgcttcttctgcttcccAGACTTATCCTGCAGAACTCCTGGCTCATTTCGCCTTAATTTCACCTTGGTCAAAATTGACCCAATCCGTGCAAAAGAGGTGAAGCGCTTCCCGACTTTGGTCACCGCTCAGAGCGATGTTTTCACTGCGTATACAGCAAAGGACTTTCCTGGGATGCAGGCCAGCACAAAGTTGACTAAGCGACTTAAGGAACAAGGCTGTATTATTTCTATCAAGAAGGGAAATGACCGGTCCAAAAACACCAGGAGTCACGACGATTCAAGCGATGGAGAACAAGATGAGGGCGAAGCTACGTTGCAAGGAAAGCGGCGACGCCGTTCGGCACGGCAGTGAGCTCGCAGCATATAATATACAGGGCGTTCGATGTGTTTTCATGGCAGGCAAGTTTTGGGTCATACACGTACACGGATGGGACAACATGGCGCTATATTGATTGACGATGCTACCTTGGTGTTTCTATACTGCGATACAGAATGAAGGCTGTTCTGATGTGCTCATTATACCATTGGTTTGCCTTTGTTTCAGCAAGGCATGCTTCAGTTAAAATAAGTAGTTTCAACATATAAGTTGACGTTGAGAAGGGGCACTGTGCTCATATCACAACTTGTGGAATATAGAGAACAGCTGttctccatctcttcttGCATATTTCCTCGTTGTCGCTAAGAACCTCAAATGCCCGTTACAAATCGCGACTCCTCTTGAGAATGATCATATATGGCTCAGCCGACCAGATCACACTCGACCGACGATGCATGTAAACTAAGAAGTCGAGCCCCAGCCAACAGGATTTGCATATAAGCTTCTGTGGACAACAACTTTGGCAATAGCCAGgttatcctcttccttgcAGTCAGGAGGCGTAGATACTCCTGTTACTCCAGTTACATGATTGTTACTCCTTTGCATGGCCTCTGGGTCTGTCCCAGCACCTATTCGGGCCATGACCAGATTGGGATGATTGAGTACCCAAGAGTAGTTCACGGGTCACAAATCATAGTCGCATTCCAGTATAGCATTTAGGCCCCAACCAGAGGTCTCCGTGGGCATCCACGAAGAAAGTTGCGCAGTGTTTTGTTTCTCATCAAAGTTCAGCTGCATGACCGCTCGCTAGGGAGGTTTCGATGTTTCTGATGCAGGTAGACAGGGTCTGGGTCAAGGAGCCTTGTGTAAATGTGGCAAAATGCGTGCAACTTGTTGAATGTGATCGGTCAAGTTAACTAGTACTTGTTAGGATGTCAGAGTGAGATCTCGCGAACAAGGAACGATCTGATGACAGAAAATTTTGTGACTTGGCAGCGTTATCCTTTGTCGTCAAGCTCAACGTTCTTTGATCGCCCAGCTGACTGCTAGGATGGCATCCACAAGATTGGCACCACACCCCTTCGCTGAGTTGATCGACAACTAGTCTAGCAATGCTGAACCATCTGAGAAGAGTACAGTAGAGTTGGTCGCACTAAGCAGGCAGGCAAGCTATCTAGCTCACATTCACAGATGTCAAAATTGGAGTATCAGCCTTTCTCAGACGGCTGTCCTTGCTAAATGCACACCTACTCGATCAGCGAATGTCAGACAGAACCTTGGTTGAATATTAGACATTGTCAGTGGCTGCTCAATAGTCCATCGTTGTTGGAATATCACTGGGCCCCATACTACCAATTTCTGCTATTATTCTGTCTCCCGGATCCTATACTCCGGAGGCAGGCTCCGCCGTTGCGATGGCTTGGGGCTACCCGCCTTAGAC
Coding sequences within:
- a CDS encoding probable cell division control protein nda4: MDRGSIYSAHVYEPSYAENGDTRMQLQTQLETFILDFRLDNNFVYRDQLRENALLKRYFCDVNINDLISFNEELAHRLTSEPAEIIPLFENALKKCTHRIVFPHEPKAEIPDHQLLLHSNADDVSIRNLDSVTIARLVRVPGIVIGASVMSSKATGLHIQCRNCGHTQNIPVLGGFTGVTLPRQCARSRVPNDPTPKCPLDPYFVVHEKSGFVDQQIIKLQEAPDQVPVGELPRHVLISADRYLTNRVVPGSRCTVMGIFSIYQNKASKNSSNGGAVAIRTPYLRAVGIQTDIDQAAKGNATFSEEEEQEFLELSRRPDIYNVMADCIAPSIYGNRNIKKAILCLLLGGSKKILPDGMKLRGDINVLLLGDPGTAKSQLLKFVEKAAPISIYTSGKGSSAAGLTASVQRDQSTREFYLEGGAMVLADGGVVCIDEFDKMRDEDRVAIHEAMEQQTISIAKAGITTILNARTSVLAAANPIFGRYDDMKTPGENIDFQTTILSRFDMIFIVKDDHSREKDETMAKHVLSIQMNGRGADDMTETEIPIDKMRRYITYCKTRCAPRLSSEAAEKLSSHFVSIRRQVHAAEMEANTRSSIPITVRQLEAIVRITESLAKLTLSPIATEVHVDEAIRLFLCSTMDAVNQGSNQGSRELNDEVNRLETELKRRLPIGWSTSLSTLRREMVEGKGYSEQALNRALMVLQRRDTIMFRNQGAQVYRNGA